From Triticum urartu cultivar G1812 chromosome 2, Tu2.1, whole genome shotgun sequence, a single genomic window includes:
- the LOC125539363 gene encoding uncharacterized protein LOC125539363 isoform X2, which produces MPSIRALMEEEMASGTQPLKQTERNTLGIFSSDVKSVNLPEGSEIDLNLAASLMEIYRSHNGSQDSSDSVKSGNISYSVDQENNADAGAHTSRIPCVIQKALEDVAEAVISHQSANADYRTSSGEARSKELVDALQLLSSNKELFLMLLRDPSSRLLQCLQNLYTSLGGPKLEPTESDEVNKLQVATNGIEQSEVSPSKVQRKYNSFLQEDKLVMRKPSQLNDTSRGLSTIVILKPSPARSQGSLISSSVTSSPLSNHNNMPGQVESGKAPHHFSLRELRRRLKLATMSSSTFHNADPPKQFAVESMSISSESTDSSDCEIAKEPSIVVDKKTNFRDSGIGMGNDATHGVGSFSYEKARKHLIEKLDNQDEDISQTLHKSESIRRLISHPEDEAFSPSHSPPEEGISISQEATDSSSQIIEQDDSSAKFSPPNEDQETESTNASSSSASKELNELRTDHGNHVLEEHTISQELIDEDVKNMQDTVENLQLSTETETSSERFELINSEKLSSEEPHPVNVLPEVTVHSPEDPVEEQDDCSPSAVVRLAKPSMLTFACLPENADEKEEKLSPHSVLDPSLANSTSPSHKTRKQDELSMPSSRVLFEELDTPSETLQTPVLYDKNERVSFIKSVLEASESLAGGCSERWYTDVSVLETSVLAEIGMSYCLTDDVVLLFDCVEEVLLKISDDFFGADPWVAFLKKNVRPAPLGMELVREVAKCIDCLVDDTETPKTLDEVVLKDLESGPWMDLRCDAEDAVIDVWDGMLDDLLEEMVFDLWF; this is translated from the exons AT GCCAAGTAttagagcactgatggaagaagAGATGGCCAGTGGCACACAGCCCTTGAAGCAAACAGAAAGAAATACGCTGGGGATATTCTCTAGTGATGTTAAGTCTGTGAATCTGCCTGAAGGATCTGAGATTGACCTAAACTTGGCTGCGAGTCTCATGGAAATTTACAGAAGTCACAATGGAAGTCAAGACAGTAGCGATTCTGTTAAATCTGGTAACATTTCTTATTCAGTTGACCAAGAGAACAATGCTGATGCTGGTGCACATACCAGTCGGATACCCTGTGTTATTCAGAAAGCACTAGAAGATGTGGCCGAAGCGGTAATAAGCCATCAATCAGCGAATGCAGACTACAGAACCAGCAGCGGCGAAGCTAGGTCCAAAGAATTGGTTGATGCACTGCAGCTGCTGAGCTCAAACAAAGAGTTGTTTCTGATGCTTCTGCGAGACCCGAGCTCTAGATTGTTACAGTGCCTCCAAAACCTCTATACATCCCTAGGAGGTCCCAAGTTAGAACCCACGGAATCTGATGAAGTAAATAAGTTGCAAGTTGCGACTAACGGCATAGAGCAGTCGGAGGTTTCACCAAGTAAAGTGCAAAGAAAGTATAATTCTTTCTTGCAAGAGGATAAGTTAGTCATGAGGAAACCATCACAGCTAAATGACACTTCCCGTGGCCTTAGCACAATAGTAATCTTGAAGCCAAGTCCTGCAAGAAGTCAGGGTAGCCTTATCTCAAGTAGTGTAACTTCTTCACCACTATCAAATCATAATAATATGCCAGGTCAGGTTGAAAGTGGCAAAGCTCCTCACCATTTCTCTCTTAGAGAGCTTAGAAGGAGGCTAAAGCTTGCCACCATGAGTAGTAGTACTTTCCACAATGCTGATCCACCCAAGCAGTTTGCTGTCGAAAGTATGTCGATAAGTTCAGAAAGTACAGATTCTTCTGACTGTGAGATAGCTAAGGAACCATCCATTGTTGTTGACAAGAAAACAAACTTTAGAGATAGTGGAATTGGCATGGGGAATGATGCCACTCATGGTGTCGGCTCTTTTTCCTATGAAAAGGCTAGGAAGCATCTCATTGAGAAGCTAGACAATCAAGATGAAGACATTTCTCAGACTCTACATAAATCAGAATCCATTAGGAGATTAATTTCACATCCGGAGGATGAGGCATTTTCTCCCAGTCATTCCCCTCCAGAGGAGGGCATTAGTATATCTCAGGAAGCTACAGACTCAAGTTCACAAATAATTGAGCAAGATGATAGTTCAGCAAAATTTAGCCCACCAAACGAAGACCAGGAGACAGAATCGACCAATGCAAGCTCTTCATCAGCTAGTAAAGAGTTGAATGAACTCAGGACAGATCATGGCAACCATGTATTGGAGGAGCACACTATTTCTCAGGAGCTAATTGATGAAG ATGTTAAGAACATGCAGGATACAGTGGAAAACCTACAACTCTCTACCGAGACCGAAACTTCAAGTGAAAGATTTGAACTAATAAATTCAGAAAAG TTATCTTCCGAAGAACCACATCCTGTGAATGTGTTACCAGAAGTTACTGTGCATTCTCCTGAGGACCCCGTTGAGGAACAAGACGATTGCAGTCCATCAGCAGTCGTTCGATTAGCCAAGCCATCCATGTTGACATTTGCTTGCCTGCCCGAGAATGCTGATGAAAAAGAGGAGAAACTGAGTCCACACTCGGTTCTGGACCCTTCCTTGGCAAATAGTACCAGTCCCAGCCATAAAACTCGAAAGCAAG ATGAGTTGTCCATGCCTAGCTCAAGAGTTCTTTTCGAAGAACTTGACACTCCATCTGAGACGTTGCAGACTCCTGTTCTTTATGATAAAAATGAAAGGGTTTCCTTCATTAAGTCTGTGCTAGAAGCGTCAGAATCGCTGGCCGGGGGCTGTTCGGAGAGGTGGTATACGGATGTGTCAGTGCTTGAGACATCTGTATTGGCTGAAATAGGAATGTCATACTGCCTGACAGACGATGTGGTTCTTCTTTTTGATTGTGTTGAGGAAGTCCTTCTCAAGATAAGCGATGATTTCTTCGGCGCTGACCCATGGGTAGCTTTTCTGAAGAAAAACGTGAGGCCAGCACCTCTGGGGATGGAACTCGTTAGAGAGGTGGCTAAGTGCATCGATTGCCTTGTCGATGATACTGAAACTCCAAAAACGTTAGATGAGGTGGTGCTGAAAGACTTGGAAAGTGGACCGTGGATGGACCTTCGGTGCGATGCCGAAGACGCTGTTATTGATGTGTGGGATGGTATGCTTGACGACTTACTGGAGGAGATGGTATTTGACCTGTGGTTTTAA
- the LOC125539364 gene encoding rop guanine nucleotide exchange factor 3-like, whose product MDTPTSWTWEEGSQSDYADLDDDDMPLDHQPGGVLRALNLRRDDEHDDDAASDVSSECSGEPGSPYGSPYPRWPVCKLAARMPPPAPLLQRLGTEARRGGARDRKAGCTELQLMKERFSKLLLGEDMSGGGKGVSTAAAISNAITNLYATVFGSCHRLEPLPVEKKSMWRREMDCLLSVCDYIVEFFPSKDILPDGTTREVMATRPRSDIYVNLPALEKLDDMLLEILDGFQKTEFWYLNDKAHKDSCDDSAPCRPASHRGEERWWLPVPCVTKSGLTEPARRDLRQKHDCASQIHKAAMAINNGILAEIKIPESYTQTLPKCGRASVGDAIYRGMSFPGKFSPEYLLDCLELSSEHEALEAADRVEAAMHVWRRKAGHGHARSPWGAVKDLMESDKNVMLASRAEDALLCLKHRFPGLSQTTLDASKIQHNKDVGQAVLESYSRVLESLAYTIVTCIDDVLFADESARKIG is encoded by the exons ATGGACACGCCGACGTCGTGGACGTGGGAGGAGGGCTCGCAGTCCGACTACGCCGACCTCGACGACGATGACATGCCCCTCGACCATCAGCCCGGCGGCGTGCTGCGGGCGCTGAACCTCCGCCGCGACGACGAGCACGACGACGACGCCGCCTCCGACGTGTCGTCCGAGTGCAGCGGGGAGCCCGGGAGCCCGTACGGGTCGCCGTACCCGCGCTGGCCGGTCTGCAAGCTGGCGGCGCGGatgccgccgccggcgccgctgCTGCAGAGGCTCGGCACGGAGGCGCGCCGCGGCGGCGCGCGTGACCGCAAGGCCGGTTGCACCG AGTTGCAGCTGATGAAGGAGAGGTTCTCGAAGCTCCTGCTCGGGgaggacatgtccggcggcggcaagggtgtctccaccgccgccgccatctccaACGCCATCACCAACCTCTACG CGACCGTTTTCGGGAGCTGCCACAGGCTGGAGCCGCTGCCGGTGGAGAAGAAGTCGATGTGGCGGCGGGAGATGGACTGCCTGCTCTCCGTCTGCGACTACATCGTCGAGTTCTTCCCGTCCAAGGACATCCTGCCCGACGGCACGACCCGAGAG GTGATGGCGACCAGGCCGAGATCCGACATCTACGTCAACCTCCCGGCGCTCGAGAAGCTCGACGACATGCTGCTC GAGATCCTGGACGGCTTCCAGAAGACGGAATTCTGGTACCTCAACGACAAGGCGCACAAGGACAGCTGCGACGACTCGGCGCCCTGCCGTCCGGCGAGCCACCGCGGCGAGGAGCGGTGGTGGCTGCCGGTGCCGTGCGTCACCAAGTCCGGGCTCACGGAGCCGGCCCGGCGGGACCTGCGGCAGAAGCACGACTGCGCGAGCCAGATCCACAAGGCGGCCATGGCCATCAACAACGGCATCCTCGCCGAGATCAAGATCCCAGAATCGTACACGCAGACGCTTCCCAAG TGCGGGCGGGCGAGCGTGGGCGACGCCATCTACCGGGGCATGTCGTTCCCGGGCAAGTTCTCGCCGGAGTACCTGCTGGACTGCCTGGAGCTGTCGTCGGAGCACGAGGCCCTGGAGGCGGCGGACCGCGTGGAGGCGGCGATGCACGTGTGGCGGCGCAAGGCGGGGCACGGCCACGCTCGGTCGCCGTGGGGCGCCGTCAAGGACCTCATGGAGTCGGACAAGAACGTGATGCTGGCGAGCCGGGCCGAGGACGCCCTGCTCTGCCTCAAGCACCGCTTCCCCGGCCTCTCCCAGACCACGCTCGACGCCAGCAAGATACAGCACAACAAG GACGTCGGGCAGGCCGTGCTGGAGAGCTACTCCAGGGTGCTGGAGAGCCTGGCGTACACCATAGTGACATGTATAGACGACGTTCTTTTCGCCGACGAGTCGGCGAGGAAGATCGGATGA
- the LOC125539363 gene encoding uncharacterized protein LOC125539363 isoform X1 has protein sequence MLSPNMANKSYKQRNEKVQVGCMSGLIRMFDFRRGQKYLSDGSRRINTYSVKRGLKGSEDYNRITAADNDRDHGAETIYAGRPSIRALMEEEMASGTQPLKQTERNTLGIFSSDVKSVNLPEGSEIDLNLAASLMEIYRSHNGSQDSSDSVKSGNISYSVDQENNADAGAHTSRIPCVIQKALEDVAEAVISHQSANADYRTSSGEARSKELVDALQLLSSNKELFLMLLRDPSSRLLQCLQNLYTSLGGPKLEPTESDEVNKLQVATNGIEQSEVSPSKVQRKYNSFLQEDKLVMRKPSQLNDTSRGLSTIVILKPSPARSQGSLISSSVTSSPLSNHNNMPGQVESGKAPHHFSLRELRRRLKLATMSSSTFHNADPPKQFAVESMSISSESTDSSDCEIAKEPSIVVDKKTNFRDSGIGMGNDATHGVGSFSYEKARKHLIEKLDNQDEDISQTLHKSESIRRLISHPEDEAFSPSHSPPEEGISISQEATDSSSQIIEQDDSSAKFSPPNEDQETESTNASSSSASKELNELRTDHGNHVLEEHTISQELIDEDVKNMQDTVENLQLSTETETSSERFELINSEKLSSEEPHPVNVLPEVTVHSPEDPVEEQDDCSPSAVVRLAKPSMLTFACLPENADEKEEKLSPHSVLDPSLANSTSPSHKTRKQDELSMPSSRVLFEELDTPSETLQTPVLYDKNERVSFIKSVLEASESLAGGCSERWYTDVSVLETSVLAEIGMSYCLTDDVVLLFDCVEEVLLKISDDFFGADPWVAFLKKNVRPAPLGMELVREVAKCIDCLVDDTETPKTLDEVVLKDLESGPWMDLRCDAEDAVIDVWDGMLDDLLEEMVFDLWF, from the exons ATGTTGTCCCCCAACATGGCAAACAAAAGTTACAAGCAGCGGAACGAGAAGGTTCAGGTAGGTTGTATGTCGGGGCTGATCCGCATGTTCGACTTCCGCCGCGGTCAAAAATATCTTTCAGATGGGAGCCGGAGGATCAACACATATTCAG TTAAAAGGGGTCTAAAAGGTTCTGAAGATTACAATAGAATCACGGCTGCAGAT AATGACAGAGACCATGGGGCTGAAACAATTTATGCCGGCAGGCCAAGTAttagagcactgatggaagaagAGATGGCCAGTGGCACACAGCCCTTGAAGCAAACAGAAAGAAATACGCTGGGGATATTCTCTAGTGATGTTAAGTCTGTGAATCTGCCTGAAGGATCTGAGATTGACCTAAACTTGGCTGCGAGTCTCATGGAAATTTACAGAAGTCACAATGGAAGTCAAGACAGTAGCGATTCTGTTAAATCTGGTAACATTTCTTATTCAGTTGACCAAGAGAACAATGCTGATGCTGGTGCACATACCAGTCGGATACCCTGTGTTATTCAGAAAGCACTAGAAGATGTGGCCGAAGCGGTAATAAGCCATCAATCAGCGAATGCAGACTACAGAACCAGCAGCGGCGAAGCTAGGTCCAAAGAATTGGTTGATGCACTGCAGCTGCTGAGCTCAAACAAAGAGTTGTTTCTGATGCTTCTGCGAGACCCGAGCTCTAGATTGTTACAGTGCCTCCAAAACCTCTATACATCCCTAGGAGGTCCCAAGTTAGAACCCACGGAATCTGATGAAGTAAATAAGTTGCAAGTTGCGACTAACGGCATAGAGCAGTCGGAGGTTTCACCAAGTAAAGTGCAAAGAAAGTATAATTCTTTCTTGCAAGAGGATAAGTTAGTCATGAGGAAACCATCACAGCTAAATGACACTTCCCGTGGCCTTAGCACAATAGTAATCTTGAAGCCAAGTCCTGCAAGAAGTCAGGGTAGCCTTATCTCAAGTAGTGTAACTTCTTCACCACTATCAAATCATAATAATATGCCAGGTCAGGTTGAAAGTGGCAAAGCTCCTCACCATTTCTCTCTTAGAGAGCTTAGAAGGAGGCTAAAGCTTGCCACCATGAGTAGTAGTACTTTCCACAATGCTGATCCACCCAAGCAGTTTGCTGTCGAAAGTATGTCGATAAGTTCAGAAAGTACAGATTCTTCTGACTGTGAGATAGCTAAGGAACCATCCATTGTTGTTGACAAGAAAACAAACTTTAGAGATAGTGGAATTGGCATGGGGAATGATGCCACTCATGGTGTCGGCTCTTTTTCCTATGAAAAGGCTAGGAAGCATCTCATTGAGAAGCTAGACAATCAAGATGAAGACATTTCTCAGACTCTACATAAATCAGAATCCATTAGGAGATTAATTTCACATCCGGAGGATGAGGCATTTTCTCCCAGTCATTCCCCTCCAGAGGAGGGCATTAGTATATCTCAGGAAGCTACAGACTCAAGTTCACAAATAATTGAGCAAGATGATAGTTCAGCAAAATTTAGCCCACCAAACGAAGACCAGGAGACAGAATCGACCAATGCAAGCTCTTCATCAGCTAGTAAAGAGTTGAATGAACTCAGGACAGATCATGGCAACCATGTATTGGAGGAGCACACTATTTCTCAGGAGCTAATTGATGAAG ATGTTAAGAACATGCAGGATACAGTGGAAAACCTACAACTCTCTACCGAGACCGAAACTTCAAGTGAAAGATTTGAACTAATAAATTCAGAAAAG TTATCTTCCGAAGAACCACATCCTGTGAATGTGTTACCAGAAGTTACTGTGCATTCTCCTGAGGACCCCGTTGAGGAACAAGACGATTGCAGTCCATCAGCAGTCGTTCGATTAGCCAAGCCATCCATGTTGACATTTGCTTGCCTGCCCGAGAATGCTGATGAAAAAGAGGAGAAACTGAGTCCACACTCGGTTCTGGACCCTTCCTTGGCAAATAGTACCAGTCCCAGCCATAAAACTCGAAAGCAAG ATGAGTTGTCCATGCCTAGCTCAAGAGTTCTTTTCGAAGAACTTGACACTCCATCTGAGACGTTGCAGACTCCTGTTCTTTATGATAAAAATGAAAGGGTTTCCTTCATTAAGTCTGTGCTAGAAGCGTCAGAATCGCTGGCCGGGGGCTGTTCGGAGAGGTGGTATACGGATGTGTCAGTGCTTGAGACATCTGTATTGGCTGAAATAGGAATGTCATACTGCCTGACAGACGATGTGGTTCTTCTTTTTGATTGTGTTGAGGAAGTCCTTCTCAAGATAAGCGATGATTTCTTCGGCGCTGACCCATGGGTAGCTTTTCTGAAGAAAAACGTGAGGCCAGCACCTCTGGGGATGGAACTCGTTAGAGAGGTGGCTAAGTGCATCGATTGCCTTGTCGATGATACTGAAACTCCAAAAACGTTAGATGAGGTGGTGCTGAAAGACTTGGAAAGTGGACCGTGGATGGACCTTCGGTGCGATGCCGAAGACGCTGTTATTGATGTGTGGGATGGTATGCTTGACGACTTACTGGAGGAGATGGTATTTGACCTGTGGTTTTAA